The genomic window GCACCCAAAGACTTGTTGTAAGAGCACAAGGCAGGTTGAGAAGGAAAAGCAAtgacagaggaagaaagcaaCCTCGGTGGTGCATTAAAAACTGAGGCTGGGTGGAGATCATCGCCACCCGCTTGCCGCTCCCTCTTGAGCAAACAAATCGGTTTGCTGAGTTTTACTGCGCCAGGTCTCACCCCAGGCTGTCCAGAGCCAGCCCGGCAGGGTGCTCACTCCCAGCTTCCCTGCCTTGCCCCCTAAGATCACCACAGGCTTCCCTCAGCAGCAATGCTCACCAATGACCGCACCAGCAATTCAGTCTCTGAGCAGGGCCAAAGCTGGTGAGAGGAGTGTCAGGCACTGGTATTGGGGGTAATGTTTCTCATAGAGGGGATGTCCCTGCACCTTCTTCAACCACATCCATTTTGGGACTAATATCCACATGCTTTTATGCCTGGCCTTGTAAATTATGCAGTGAAACTCAAGGCCATGACTTCAAAATAGGGTGCTGGAAAAagcgcacacgcacacacacgcacaaataAGAAATGCCTGTTCCCAACACCTCCAAAAGCCCTTCTGGGTCCTGAATGGGCCTAAATTACTGTACTAGCCTGATTTAAGGCTGAGACTGGAGGTTGAGGCTTTAAAGCATCCCTTTACATGTCTTTCTCCAGTGACTGATTTCCTCCTCCATCTCATTAGCAGCCGGCAGCAGATGCTGTTTCCCCATCAGAAGCCACACTCCACTTGTTACAGCCATCTCAAAACCACCCTGTCATTTCTTCCCTCCTTATGGCCACAGCAAAGAAGGAGAATATTTATCAAGAAGCAGACACAGCAGCTTTTTATGGTTAAGCTCTTGTCTAGTCATTAATCTCTACCGAGAGTTTTCATAATCTTCCTCAGCTTCACCATGTTTGCTTAACTCTCGGATGGTCGCTCCGTGGAGCTCCGGGTAATTGCAGATTAACTGCCTTTCAATATTAATGGCTCTTCATTAATGTGCCAGGCTCTCTCCTCTCCAGAGCCCAGGCAATAGCTATTAGCATTGTGCTTGCAGCTCCCCATGGTGAAAATTGTCTTTTGGGCCAAAATTCCATAATATGAGCCCAAATCTTCTGTGTGGTATGGCTGCTTTGTAGCAGAAGTAATTTGAAGCAAACATGATTCCCTCTTCCAGCCCAATGCAGTGAGCTTCCTCCTGCAGATGGCTCAGAGGAGCTGCTCTCAAGCTATCCCAAACTGCAGCACACTCAAGGATGGGTAGGGATGACAGCACCTCTCCGATGCCCTCATCCCTCTAGGAGGGTTCTTTACTTATGTAGTCCCCACCCCAAGGCCTCATgaagcagggcagggcaggacatGTGACCACAAAAACCTCCCAGATTAACAAGAAACCTGCCCAGAAGTGACGTGAGGGCTGCGACCCAGCCTTCATCAGTGTGGTGTGATCATGGCATGGAAGTGAGAGCCTCAGCTCCTCCACCTTGACAGCACCTTCAGGTGCTGGAGGTGCAAACCTTGCTGTGCAGGTACTCTAGGACCATGCGGGATGGAAGGATCCGACACTGTGCATCCTCACCTGCATGATCCATGGGGATGGTCTCTGGTAAATCCCATACCCTGAGTCACATCTTGGGGTGCACAAGTCAGCATGGGCTGGGAATGGGCTAAGAGTGATGCCATGTGGACAACCAGTGGCTGATTTTGCTGTCTCATTTAGCCTCTAGCCAGGACACAGGGCATGCTTATCGCAGAGGCACTAAAGAGCTTGTCCTGTATCTCCAACACCTTCCTTGTCAGCCTgtcccttttctctcctctcaaGCCTCTTAGGATGCTTCAGGATCTTGGTCTTGTTTAAAGGCCTTCAAATACACACAAAAAGCCTTCCCAAGAACTCACCTCTTGTTGAGTTACTCACAACCAAAGAAACTCCGCACCCCAGGTCACCAGGATGTTAATCCTCTGCTTTAAAGATATCAACGCACTCAGAGTTTTTGCATGAGCTTGAAGCTCTGTGTATTTGTACCCTTGGCCCACGAGTGACTGGGATGAGCCGGCTCCTGTGCGCATGCCTTCCCCTGTAGAATCCTCTGCTCCATGTCTAGCCTTGCCCCCGAGCTGCCCTGCTTTGGGCATTACACAGGGCATGAGCGGCACCAGCAGCCAGATCATCTCTTGGCCTCTCAGAAAAGGCCCCCAGTCCCCTCTTTGCTGACACTGAGCTGGGACCAACACACCTAGATGGTGCTGAGCAGAAGCCTCTCCCCCACCCACAAGCCCTCTGTTCTGCCCCTTGGGTGGAGGAGGAGACCCCCCACtatctgtggggcaggggcagcttgAGATGAGACTTCAGCCCCAGGGCTTTGTCAACCACATCTGGGGGTTGCAGGCTGTGCCACTGGGCCAGGGGCCGGCGGGGGTTGGACAGCATGTCAGACCAGTGCCGCAGCTGTTTGCCCGTGGCTCGGCAGCCCAGGAACAGTTTGCCAATGGGCTCGTTCTTGGTCACTTTGTCATGATCCCAGACGGAGATGACCACGTCCACATTCTGAGGGGGGACACAAGAAAGAGGGTCAGTGGGAGGGGTCTCACCACAGAGGGGACCCCCTCAGCCCTGAGCACTGCAGGGAAACCCACCTGGATCTGATTGAAAGGCACCTCAAAAACAAACGCCTCGTTGAAGTAAGGGCttaaagtgtttttcttcacacttgtcttcttcttcttccatttcttcctgttCAGGATGAGATGCACCTTGACAAAAGGATCTGGGGAGAGAGAGGACACAGCTGGTACAAGTGACAATCTTTGACTGAGGAGCTGAGTCAGGAAACAGCTTCCCTGGGCCATTCCCAATCAGAGCACAGCATCCCACTTGTCACTCCTCGTGGTGAGCATCCACACCTCTTCCCCTTGCCAACCACCCAGAGCTaatctcctcctctctcctgccaCAAGTTCCAGGTACCACCCAGCCATGACAGCTCCTCCTGGGAGAcacctccagctctgcccaaaggaaaactgaagttgCCTGAGGGCTGGGTATGGTGGCGGCAGCTGGAAGCAGGTCTTGGCACTAAGAGCTTTCAAGGCTTTGTAGCTCTTGGTGCCATCATTAAGGCCCGGGCAGGAGTAGGGATATCTAGACATGAGCAGCCCCTGCTGACCTGAGAGCCCATGGGAGTCCATCCGCTTCAGCTTCTTGGCTTCCAGGATGAGCACTGTCAGCTTGCTGGTGCTGGGGACGTAGCGCAGTGAGAAGCAGATCTCACCCAGCTGCTCTTCCTGATGGTGAGATGCCAGCAATGAGCACTGGGCAGAGGAGCCAGCTCACCTGGGGCTGGAGCATCAGGCTGGCCCCAGGTGAGCTGGGTCTCCCCCACACTCATACTTGCCCCTAAGGGCTTGCTTCTTGGGGTGGTGGCAAGCATAGCAACAGCACATCTCTCCCAGCAGAGTTTCCCACCCACCAGGACCAACCTTCACTTTCCTGGCCGCCACCAGGTCGCTCCACTGCTCGATGACATGCTGTAGGTTGACGGTGGCCAGGGGCAGCCGGACCTCACCAATGATGTCATGCTTGGCAAAGCGGTTGAAGTCGTAGATCTGCATCACCAGTGTGGAGTCAGGCACCTCTGCCTGGGGTACCTGCAGGGGAGGACACAAAAGCCCAGACTCACTCTTCAgtggcagccctgccccacaGGACAGCGCAGCAGGTGAATAATGGGTCTTTCTGATGCTTCCCCATCCCGGTTGCAAAGGCATCTCCCTGCCTGGAGAGGTTTTTACCCAGTGAGCAGTGCCCATGCAGTGTTCTTGGTGGGACCAAAAAGCCATCATCAGCTATAGTTTCCTACCTGAAACGTGAAGTTCTCATTGAAGACAGGGTTCAGGGTCTTGCGGTAAACCTTAGTTTCATATCTCTTCTTCATATCGGACGTGAGGTAGACAATCACGTATGGATCGGATGTGCCTCCGCTGTCCATGGCCTTCAGCTCAGCTGCCTGCTTCACGCCAACTTTCAGCTTAAAAGGAGCAATACACAAGGTCACCAGGTggaggaggatggggacaggTGACCAGGGGCTTGGTGGGAAGTGAGTGCAGCAGGGAGGCCACCTCCACTCCACACTGC from Athene noctua chromosome 14, bAthNoc1.hap1.1, whole genome shotgun sequence includes these protein-coding regions:
- the SYT8 gene encoding synaptotagmin-8, whose product is MAVAARQDRATASPLTSSPVATTTARPGFLGGWLSWIPLPKWALITIAVAVVVLLLLFLICIIRCCCRKKKPKKKERVSLQTVGNSTMANLVQPEMEDLEQAAEQIGRGKLQYSLEYNFRAQELKVGVKQAAELKAMDSGGTSDPYVIVYLTSDMKKRYETKVYRKTLNPVFNENFTFQVPQAEVPDSTLVMQIYDFNRFAKHDIIGEVRLPLATVNLQHVIEQWSDLVAARKVKEEQLGEICFSLRYVPSTSKLTVLILEAKKLKRMDSHGLSDPFVKVHLILNRKKWKKKKTSVKKNTLSPYFNEAFVFEVPFNQIQNVDVVISVWDHDKVTKNEPIGKLFLGCRATGKQLRHWSDMLSNPRRPLAQWHSLQPPDVVDKALGLKSHLKLPLPHR